In a single window of the uncultured Pseudodesulfovibrio sp. genome:
- a CDS encoding GNAT family N-acetyltransferase, translating to MSENITLTFELDGVDWVQAASIFERAPLGTREPDVLRKTFENSDLTCFAWDGQTLVGIARALSDHTVQSVIYDLCMLPECQGKGLGTRMMEAMMERLGTASVVLWSVPGKEPFYARFGFKPMLTAMARFEDPERSAAGGYISL from the coding sequence GTGAGTGAAAACATCACCCTGACCTTCGAGCTGGATGGCGTCGACTGGGTGCAAGCTGCGTCCATCTTCGAGCGGGCTCCGCTGGGCACCCGCGAACCGGATGTTTTGCGCAAGACGTTTGAGAACAGCGACCTGACCTGTTTCGCCTGGGACGGGCAGACCTTGGTAGGCATCGCGCGCGCCCTGAGCGACCACACGGTGCAGTCGGTCATCTACGACCTGTGCATGCTCCCGGAGTGCCAGGGCAAGGGGCTCGGCACCCGGATGATGGAGGCCATGATGGAACGGCTGGGAACGGCCAGCGTGGTCCTGTGGTCCGTGCCGGGCAAGGAGCCGTTCTACGCCCGTTTCGGGTTCAAGCCCATGCTCACGGCCATGGCCCGGTTCGAGGACCCCGAACGGTCCGCGGCGGGCGGCTACATCAGTCTGTGA
- a CDS encoding acyl-ACP thioesterase domain-containing protein → MTTQSPLTFEHGYDIRSYEPRPDGRVSVTAICNQLQDIASRHADTLGFGHHDLEQSGHFWILARLHLMVDRLPGFGGRTNIITWPSGNERLVALRDFLVLDQDGTMGRATTSWVTMNTKTHRPDPPHTVLHERFIPDREHALTFPTKAVTRLKWGEHQTQIKARRSDMDINGHVNNVKYLEYCFEAVPAEWIADNRCHGVDIQFRSEAFPGDELVSECAKGEPDQSMDTYLHGLTRVSDNKEIVRMRSWWKRP, encoded by the coding sequence ATGACAACCCAATCCCCCCTTACTTTCGAACACGGCTACGACATCCGCTCTTACGAACCGCGTCCTGACGGGCGCGTGTCCGTGACCGCCATCTGCAACCAGTTGCAGGACATCGCTTCGCGCCACGCGGACACCCTCGGCTTCGGTCATCACGACCTGGAACAGAGCGGCCATTTCTGGATTCTGGCCCGCCTGCACCTCATGGTTGACCGGCTGCCGGGCTTCGGCGGGCGTACGAACATCATCACCTGGCCCTCGGGCAATGAGCGGCTCGTCGCCCTGCGCGACTTTCTGGTCCTCGACCAGGATGGCACCATGGGCCGGGCGACCACCTCATGGGTGACCATGAACACCAAAACGCATCGCCCGGACCCGCCCCACACCGTGCTCCACGAGCGGTTCATTCCGGACCGCGAGCATGCCCTGACCTTCCCCACCAAAGCCGTGACCCGGCTCAAGTGGGGCGAGCACCAAACGCAGATCAAGGCCCGGCGTTCGGACATGGACATCAACGGCCACGTGAACAACGTGAAATATCTGGAATACTGCTTCGAAGCCGTACCCGCCGAGTGGATCGCGGACAACCGCTGTCACGGAGTGGACATCCAGTTCCGCAGCGAGGCGTTCCCCGGCGACGAATTGGTCTCCGAATGCGCCAAGGGCGAACCGGACCAGTCCATGGACACCTACCTGCACGGCCTGACCCGTGTTTCGGACAACAAGGAAATCGTGCGCATGCGCTCCTGGTGGAAACGCCCGTGA
- a CDS encoding transporter substrate-binding domain-containing protein — translation MRIILLCIVALLLASPALAGESLVLGYGGGSLSVESLKVLKEAYERIGVKVEGRRMPAARSLEMADTGQVDGDVNRIEAIEEQYPNLIRVDVPVNLLEGIVLTCNTSLEHVNPEAISKLHLGIKIGNRYAEMLTQDMPDVTKLPYEKKLMALLLEGRLDALLVDRAWAKAEMAKPGMECLRINEPPLVVVPLYHYLNRRHKDLVPMITGELRAMRESGEIDRILGTTAHR, via the coding sequence ATGCGTATCATCCTGTTGTGCATAGTCGCTCTGCTCCTGGCATCCCCGGCCCTGGCCGGAGAGTCTCTGGTCCTCGGCTATGGCGGGGGTTCCCTGTCCGTCGAATCCCTCAAGGTGCTCAAGGAAGCCTATGAACGCATCGGCGTGAAGGTCGAAGGACGGCGAATGCCCGCCGCCCGGTCCCTAGAGATGGCCGACACCGGCCAGGTGGACGGCGACGTGAACCGCATCGAGGCCATCGAGGAACAATACCCCAACCTCATTCGCGTAGACGTCCCCGTAAACCTGCTGGAAGGGATCGTCCTGACCTGCAACACCAGCCTGGAACACGTCAATCCGGAGGCCATTTCCAAGCTCCATCTGGGCATCAAGATCGGCAACCGCTATGCCGAGATGCTTACCCAGGACATGCCCGACGTGACCAAGCTGCCCTATGAGAAAAAGCTGATGGCCCTGCTCCTCGAAGGGCGGCTCGACGCCCTGCTGGTGGACCGGGCATGGGCCAAGGCCGAAATGGCCAAACCGGGCATGGAGTGTCTGCGCATCAACGAACCGCCCCTGGTGGTCGTGCCGCTCTATCACTACCTCAACCGACGCCACAAAGACCTCGTACCGATGATCACGGGCGAGCTTAGAGCCATGCGGGAATCCGGCGAGATCGACCGTATTCTGGGCACCACTGCGCACCGTTGA
- a CDS encoding MarC family protein, with amino-acid sequence MINLFISLYIKWFFLLTPFFVLSVFLSLTEEMDKGEQHRLAIRTTTAVLVISLVLYFAGNPIFSTLGITLDGFRIGSGALLFLSAVSLVSGKKQRPEPEDDADVAVVPLAMPITVGPATIGTLLILGAELSSTEQKLTGAGALICACLSVGVILFSATSLKRVIGRMGLNVLTKITGLVLSAMAAQIAFTGVRNFLS; translated from the coding sequence ATGATCAACCTGTTTATTTCGCTCTACATAAAGTGGTTCTTCCTGTTGACGCCGTTCTTCGTGCTGTCCGTGTTCCTGTCCCTGACCGAGGAGATGGACAAAGGGGAGCAGCACAGGCTGGCCATCCGGACGACCACGGCGGTGCTGGTCATTTCGCTGGTGCTGTATTTCGCGGGCAACCCGATCTTTTCCACGTTGGGCATCACCCTGGACGGCTTCCGGATCGGCTCCGGGGCGTTGCTGTTTCTGTCCGCGGTCTCCCTGGTTTCGGGCAAGAAACAGCGTCCCGAACCGGAAGACGACGCCGACGTGGCCGTGGTTCCGCTGGCCATGCCCATCACCGTGGGTCCGGCGACCATCGGTACCCTGCTCATTCTCGGCGCCGAGCTGTCCTCCACCGAGCAGAAGCTGACCGGCGCGGGAGCTCTGATCTGCGCCTGCCTGTCCGTGGGCGTGATTCTCTTCTCCGCCACCAGCCTCAAGCGGGTCATCGGCCGCATGGGCCTCAACGTGCTGACCAAGATCACCGGGCTGGTCCTGTCGGCCATGGCCGCCCAGATCGCCTTCACCGGCGTGCGCAACTTCCTGTCCTGA
- a CDS encoding AAA family ATPase produces MLELLRIRNLALIEDAELEFSTGLNTLTGETGAGKSFIMRAVDFLMGERMDKKLVRPGAEKATVEALFVLPEGETVIRRELSAETGRSRVFVNDTLSSQPTIRDMAARLVIHTSQHGQQKLLSPAFQSEILDSFLPDQSLPGERNERLAVLNDVLERKRQLSEKFEALQKQREFLEFQRKEIESVDPQPDEENELEERKKILKDRERAGECLQNALDILHGEVGLLDAMTLLNREMEIVARLFPGFEEDREAIEELRMRLHDMDSRLRRGPSDMDDDDPMSLDDIEARLFELAKLKRKLRRGLDEIVDMKSEIDESLSFLDACALDMKNLAREEDQAAAALKETLTKLNKARKKAAGELAIRIVDELTDLGFSEHVKVHFEFDARELYPGCEDMRGRLMWVPNPGQPAQPLDKIASGGELSRFLLALVTMRGHGNADGEENDARPSLIFDEVDAGIGGLTLNSVGKKLRALADRQQMLLITHWPQLARMADRHFLIKKEVVDNATYTRCERLDADEIKCELARMAGGGEQGAALAEKLCK; encoded by the coding sequence ATGCTCGAACTGCTGCGCATCCGCAACCTGGCCCTTATCGAGGACGCCGAACTGGAGTTCTCGACCGGCCTGAACACACTGACCGGCGAAACCGGCGCGGGCAAATCCTTCATCATGCGGGCCGTGGACTTCCTCATGGGCGAGCGCATGGACAAGAAACTCGTCCGGCCCGGTGCGGAAAAGGCAACGGTGGAAGCGCTCTTCGTCCTGCCCGAGGGCGAGACCGTGATCCGGCGCGAACTGTCCGCTGAGACCGGGCGCAGCCGGGTGTTCGTCAACGACACCCTGTCCTCTCAGCCGACCATCCGCGACATGGCCGCCCGACTGGTCATCCACACCTCCCAGCACGGGCAGCAGAAGCTGCTCTCCCCGGCCTTCCAATCCGAGATCCTCGACTCCTTTTTGCCGGATCAGTCCCTGCCCGGCGAGCGCAACGAACGCCTGGCCGTGCTCAACGACGTGCTCGAACGCAAGCGGCAGTTGTCCGAAAAATTCGAAGCCCTGCAAAAGCAGCGTGAATTTCTGGAGTTCCAGCGCAAGGAAATCGAAAGCGTGGACCCGCAGCCGGACGAGGAAAACGAACTCGAAGAGCGCAAGAAGATCCTCAAGGACCGTGAGCGCGCGGGCGAGTGCCTGCAAAACGCCCTGGACATTCTGCACGGCGAGGTCGGCCTGCTCGACGCCATGACCCTGCTCAACCGCGAGATGGAGATCGTGGCCCGCCTCTTCCCCGGATTCGAGGAGGACCGCGAGGCCATCGAAGAACTGCGCATGCGCCTGCACGACATGGACTCGAGGCTGCGGCGTGGCCCGTCGGACATGGACGACGACGATCCCATGTCCCTCGACGACATCGAGGCTCGCCTGTTCGAACTGGCCAAGCTCAAGCGGAAACTGCGGCGCGGCCTGGACGAAATCGTTGACATGAAATCGGAAATCGACGAAAGCCTCTCCTTCCTTGATGCCTGCGCCCTGGACATGAAGAACCTCGCCCGCGAGGAGGATCAGGCGGCCGCCGCGCTCAAGGAGACCCTGACCAAGCTCAACAAGGCGCGCAAGAAGGCCGCCGGAGAGCTGGCCATCCGCATCGTGGACGAGTTGACCGACCTCGGATTTTCCGAGCACGTCAAGGTCCACTTCGAATTCGACGCCCGCGAACTCTATCCGGGCTGCGAAGACATGCGCGGCAGGCTCATGTGGGTGCCCAACCCGGGCCAGCCCGCCCAGCCGCTGGACAAGATCGCCTCGGGCGGCGAGCTCTCCCGGTTCCTGCTCGCCCTGGTAACCATGCGCGGCCACGGCAACGCGGACGGCGAGGAAAACGACGCCCGGCCCTCGCTCATCTTCGACGAGGTGGACGCCGGCATCGGCGGACTGACGCTCAACTCCGTGGGCAAGAAGCTGCGCGCCCTGGCAGACCGCCAGCAGATGCTGCTCATCACCCACTGGCCCCAGCTCGCCCGCATGGCCGACCGTCACTTCCTCATCAAAAAGGAAGTCGTGGACAATGCCACTTACACGCGCTGCGAACGACTGGACGCCGACGAAATAAAATGCGAACTGGCCCGCATGGCCGGAGGCGGAGAACAGGGTGCGGCCCTGGCAGAGAAATTGTGTAAATAA
- a CDS encoding ATP-binding protein has product MSAQMLAAATGGRSMLELQRIRTRLGIVARVISCELDRVKDTLHYLACHTLELFQITPHDPALISAWLAREGFSVSEDGFFQSLPNLEAYREGGLPEGVMSYSWPPDRIHDQNARYRLFCHRNMGNLLCTLQGRLPGTVWVYYQDVTNTAIQYPYIDQSTAITPDFQWSDYHTYASVSPEANPEREVRWSPPHIDYAGQGLIIAASIPIYDNDEFIALWSIDLRVESLVRTSVLAPAYPSQLTCVVGADGMVIAASRGIVVEDMVKGEKSVVPFRELHPAFADLDLEELLELRQGCRSVGGEDDDFHVCWVDLHCMDWLCITVLSREDLLDTAKEQFRTAFDNLGLGRPDSSVGIDDLPSEFLELGEAYNQMVEKLNLAKADLIRQKAELSRQKERAENANEAKTFFLANMSHELRTPLNGIVGMHRLLLDTELDEEQAEYVDLAVQSVSRLTDLVGDILDLTRIEADKLSLSEGPFNLREILGFAGQLFAPSCQDKGISLSIYVDPAVPEVLVGDAVRFQQVVNNLVGNAVKFTDTGSVEVEAYPLPGGGPDGCQVLFAVSDTGIGMDESEMEGLFEPFKQAEIGYGRRFQGAGLGLSIVRRLVNLMGGSVDAASRPGLGTAFHFCMPFGLLSRAAEEALDGPVPFCRPEGDCAVLLAEDEPINRMALTAFLEKIGYKASAAENGAEALRALDAGNFGLVLMDIQMPVMDGVTAIRAIRSGEAGERNASIPIVALTAFAMSGDRGNFIEAGANEYLPKPVDLDQLAQVMTRLLNGSALSA; this is encoded by the coding sequence ATGTCTGCACAGATGTTGGCGGCAGCCACAGGGGGACGCTCCATGCTGGAACTGCAACGCATTCGGACGAGACTGGGCATCGTGGCCCGGGTCATCTCCTGTGAGCTGGACAGGGTCAAGGACACCCTGCATTACCTGGCGTGCCATACGCTGGAGCTTTTTCAGATAACGCCGCACGACCCGGCCCTGATCAGCGCCTGGCTCGCGCGCGAAGGGTTTTCCGTGAGCGAGGACGGATTCTTCCAGAGTTTGCCAAACCTCGAGGCGTACCGGGAAGGGGGGCTGCCCGAGGGCGTGATGAGCTATTCATGGCCGCCGGACCGTATCCACGACCAGAACGCCCGGTATCGGCTCTTCTGCCATCGCAATATGGGCAATCTGCTGTGCACGCTGCAGGGGCGGCTCCCCGGCACGGTGTGGGTCTACTACCAGGACGTGACCAACACGGCCATCCAGTATCCGTACATAGATCAGAGCACGGCCATCACGCCGGATTTCCAGTGGTCGGATTATCACACCTATGCCTCGGTCAGCCCCGAAGCCAACCCCGAGCGCGAGGTCCGCTGGTCCCCGCCGCACATCGACTACGCAGGGCAGGGGCTGATTATCGCCGCCTCCATCCCCATTTACGACAACGACGAGTTCATAGCGCTCTGGTCCATCGACCTGCGCGTGGAGAGTCTGGTCCGGACTTCGGTTCTGGCCCCGGCCTATCCCTCCCAACTGACCTGCGTGGTGGGCGCAGACGGCATGGTCATTGCCGCCAGCCGGGGCATTGTGGTGGAGGACATGGTCAAGGGGGAGAAGTCCGTGGTCCCCTTCCGCGAGCTGCACCCCGCCTTTGCCGATCTGGACCTGGAGGAGCTGCTGGAACTGCGCCAGGGGTGCCGGTCGGTCGGGGGCGAGGACGACGATTTTCACGTCTGCTGGGTGGACCTGCACTGCATGGACTGGCTGTGCATCACGGTCCTGAGCAGGGAGGACCTGCTGGACACGGCCAAGGAACAGTTCCGCACTGCCTTCGACAACCTGGGGTTGGGCCGCCCGGACTCGTCGGTGGGAATCGACGACCTGCCTTCTGAATTCCTGGAGCTGGGCGAGGCCTACAACCAGATGGTCGAGAAACTCAACCTGGCCAAAGCCGACCTCATACGCCAGAAGGCAGAGTTGTCGCGGCAAAAGGAACGAGCCGAGAACGCCAACGAGGCCAAGACTTTTTTCCTGGCCAACATGAGCCACGAACTGCGCACCCCGCTCAACGGCATCGTGGGCATGCACCGGCTGCTCCTGGATACCGAACTGGACGAGGAGCAGGCCGAATACGTGGATCTGGCCGTGCAGTCCGTATCCAGGCTGACCGATCTGGTCGGGGACATCCTCGACCTGACGCGAATCGAGGCCGACAAGCTGTCCCTGAGCGAGGGGCCGTTCAATCTGAGGGAGATTCTGGGCTTTGCAGGCCAGCTTTTCGCGCCATCCTGCCAGGACAAGGGCATCTCCCTGAGCATCTATGTGGACCCGGCCGTACCCGAGGTGCTGGTGGGCGACGCCGTTCGTTTTCAGCAGGTGGTCAACAATCTGGTGGGCAACGCGGTCAAGTTCACGGACACCGGGAGCGTGGAGGTGGAGGCCTACCCGCTGCCGGGCGGCGGACCCGACGGATGCCAGGTGCTGTTTGCGGTGTCCGACACCGGTATCGGCATGGACGAGTCGGAAATGGAAGGGCTGTTCGAGCCGTTCAAACAGGCTGAAATCGGCTATGGCAGACGGTTTCAGGGCGCGGGGCTCGGCCTGTCCATCGTCCGCCGCTTGGTGAACCTCATGGGCGGAAGCGTGGACGCGGCCAGCCGTCCGGGGCTGGGCACGGCCTTTCACTTCTGCATGCCCTTCGGTCTGCTCAGCCGCGCAGCGGAAGAGGCTCTGGACGGGCCGGTTCCGTTTTGCCGCCCCGAAGGCGATTGCGCCGTTCTTCTGGCCGAAGACGAGCCGATCAACCGTATGGCCCTTACGGCGTTTTTGGAGAAGATCGGGTACAAAGCCTCTGCCGCGGAAAATGGGGCCGAGGCCTTGCGCGCGCTCGATGCCGGGAATTTTGGTCTGGTGCTCATGGATATCCAGATGCCGGTCATGGACGGTGTCACCGCCATACGTGCCATCCGGAGCGGTGAGGCGGGCGAGCGCAACGCAAGCATCCCCATCGTGGCCCTGACCGCCTTTGCCATGTCCGGCGACCGGGGGAATTTCATTGAGGCCGGGGCCAACGAGTACCTGCCCAAACCTGTCGACCTGGATCAACTGGCCCAGGTCATGACCCGACTGTTGAATGGAAGCGCTTTGTCAGCCTAG
- a CDS encoding GNAT family N-acetyltransferase has translation MISIRPASDQDEACIAEIIRASMHASYAHFLPAHQFQKILDLDRPAQVAAENAPRFNLAEVDGVPAGALLLKDNYVDHLWVRPEFMGQGVGSALLDHAVNRARAAGFDKLTLDCFQLNEKALAFYQAKGFLVERAYVASNYLAGEDVCLMAKTL, from the coding sequence GTGATCTCCATCCGCCCGGCTTCGGACCAGGATGAAGCCTGTATCGCGGAGATCATCCGCGCCTCCATGCACGCCAGTTACGCGCACTTCCTGCCCGCGCATCAATTTCAGAAGATTCTCGACTTGGACCGTCCCGCCCAGGTGGCTGCCGAGAACGCACCGCGATTCAACCTAGCGGAAGTGGACGGCGTGCCTGCGGGCGCGCTGCTCCTCAAGGACAATTACGTGGACCACCTGTGGGTCCGCCCGGAGTTCATGGGACAAGGGGTGGGCTCGGCCCTGCTCGACCACGCCGTTAACCGGGCCCGCGCAGCCGGTTTCGACAAGCTGACACTGGACTGTTTCCAACTGAACGAGAAGGCCCTGGCCTTTTACCAGGCCAAGGGCTTCCTTGTGGAACGAGCCTACGTCGCCTCCAACTATCTGGCGGGCGAGGACGTCTGCCTCATGGCCAAAACGCTCTAG
- a CDS encoding ABC transporter permease has product MKRRPLKRVSPWARHALLVLGALIVGVMSFGAVFAPLIAPYDPNFINVDALLLPPSAAHFMGTDALGRDVFSRILYGGRVSLWVGFVAVGIATSIGVVLGLISGYFGKVVDEIIMRGVDVMLCFPSFFLILAVIAFLEPSLTNIMIVIGLTGWMGVARLVRAETLSIRERDYVLAARAAGAGAGRIIFRHIMPNAMGPVLVSATLGVAGAILTESSLSFLGLGVQPPDASWGNILMEGKEVLGIAWWLSVFPGLAILLTVLGYNLLGESLRDLLDPRLKQ; this is encoded by the coding sequence ATGAAGCGCCGTCCGCTCAAACGCGTATCCCCGTGGGCGCGGCACGCCCTGCTGGTCCTCGGCGCGCTCATCGTCGGGGTCATGTCCTTCGGGGCCGTGTTCGCCCCGCTCATCGCGCCGTATGATCCGAATTTCATCAACGTGGACGCCCTGCTCCTGCCACCCAGCGCGGCCCACTTCATGGGTACGGACGCCCTGGGCCGCGACGTGTTCTCGCGCATCCTCTACGGCGGGCGGGTGTCCCTGTGGGTCGGGTTCGTGGCCGTGGGCATCGCCACCTCCATCGGCGTGGTTCTGGGGCTCATCTCCGGTTATTTCGGCAAGGTCGTGGACGAGATCATCATGCGGGGGGTGGACGTCATGCTCTGCTTCCCCTCGTTCTTTCTGATCCTGGCGGTCATCGCCTTTCTGGAACCGAGCCTGACCAACATAATGATCGTCATCGGCCTGACCGGGTGGATGGGCGTGGCCCGGCTGGTCCGCGCCGAGACCCTGTCCATCCGCGAGCGGGATTATGTTTTGGCCGCGAGAGCGGCAGGGGCAGGGGCAGGACGGATCATCTTCCGGCACATCATGCCCAACGCCATGGGGCCGGTGCTGGTCTCCGCCACGCTGGGCGTGGCCGGGGCGATCCTGACCGAGTCCTCGCTCTCCTTCCTGGGCCTGGGCGTGCAGCCGCCCGATGCCTCCTGGGGCAACATCCTGATGGAAGGCAAGGAAGTCCTCGGTATCGCCTGGTGGCTGTCCGTGTTTCCGGGGCTGGCCATCCTCCTGACCGTGCTCGGCTACAACCTGCTCGGCGAATCCCTGCGAGACCTGCTCGATCCGAGGCTCAAGCAGTGA
- a CDS encoding ABC transporter permease, whose amino-acid sequence MGQVLKKILIKLVWVGVVFLGITVISFWVIHLAPGSPTDLQTTLNPEAGVEARLQLEKLYGLDQPLHVQYVSWLKRLVHLDFGQSMSGDHRLVWDKIKERLPLTFGMNVASMILTLLIAVPIGVAAAWWRGGAFDKISTVIVFIGFAMPGFWLALLLMLWLGIAWPILPISGLTSMGFENMSGPAQWWDVTKHLILPIFIYTSGSWAGMSRFMRSSMLEVLRQDYIMTARAKGLSSRVVLFKHALRNALMPVITILGLSVPALIGGSVIIESIFALPGLGQLFYQAVMARDYPLIMGSLVLGAVLTLAGNLLADVGYGLADPRIRVGRGRNR is encoded by the coding sequence ATGGGTCAGGTCCTCAAGAAAATACTGATAAAGCTGGTCTGGGTGGGTGTGGTCTTTTTGGGGATCACGGTCATCAGCTTCTGGGTCATCCATCTGGCCCCGGGGTCGCCCACGGACCTGCAGACCACGCTCAATCCCGAGGCCGGGGTGGAGGCGCGGCTTCAGCTCGAGAAGCTCTACGGCCTGGATCAGCCCCTGCACGTGCAGTACGTGAGTTGGTTGAAAAGGCTGGTGCATCTTGATTTCGGCCAATCCATGTCCGGCGACCACCGGCTGGTCTGGGACAAGATCAAGGAACGGCTGCCCCTGACCTTCGGGATGAACGTGGCCTCCATGATCCTGACCCTGCTCATCGCCGTTCCCATCGGCGTGGCTGCGGCATGGTGGCGCGGCGGAGCCTTCGACAAAATTTCCACGGTCATCGTGTTCATCGGGTTCGCCATGCCCGGTTTCTGGCTGGCCCTGCTGCTCATGCTCTGGCTGGGCATCGCCTGGCCCATCCTGCCCATCTCCGGCCTGACCTCCATGGGATTCGAAAACATGTCCGGCCCCGCTCAGTGGTGGGACGTGACCAAACACCTCATCCTGCCTATCTTCATCTATACATCGGGTTCCTGGGCGGGCATGTCCCGGTTCATGCGCTCTTCCATGCTCGAAGTCCTGCGCCAGGACTATATCATGACCGCGCGTGCCAAAGGATTGTCCAGCCGGGTGGTCCTGTTCAAGCATGCCTTGAGAAACGCGCTCATGCCGGTCATCACCATCCTCGGCCTTTCCGTTCCGGCACTTATCGGCGGGTCGGTCATCATCGAATCCATCTTCGCCCTGCCCGGTCTGGGCCAGCTCTTCTACCAGGCGGTCATGGCCCGCGACTACCCGCTGATCATGGGCTCGCTGGTGCTTGGCGCTGTGCTGACCCTGGCTGGCAACCTGCTGGCCGACGTGGGCTACGGGCTGGCTGATCCGCGCATCCGCGTGGGCCGGGGGAGAAACCGATGA
- a CDS encoding tyrosine-type recombinase/integrase, with protein sequence MKTAPSVFAKSVTRVFRPAGFCQRMTRKSSRGAWRGLCKTHSFKDLHNHVHRHSYCTNLLLSGSTLMQTSVLVGHQYLRRTKSYSNLEGVMDSQPLEHLAKRYTKTSKDQ encoded by the coding sequence ATGAAGACGGCCCCGTCGGTATTTGCGAAGAGCGTAACACGGGTTTTTCGGCCGGCCGGATTTTGTCAAAGAATGACAAGAAAAAGCAGCCGAGGGGCATGGCGTGGGCTGTGCAAAACCCATTCGTTCAAGGATCTGCATAACCACGTCCACAGACACTCCTATTGCACAAATCTGCTGCTTTCTGGCAGCACACTTATGCAAACGAGTGTCCTCGTCGGGCATCAATATTTGCGCAGGACCAAGAGCTACAGCAACCTCGAAGGCGTCATGGATAGCCAGCCACTTGAGCATCTGGCCAAACGATACACCAAGACGAGCAAGGACCAATAA
- the purT gene encoding formate-dependent phosphoribosylglycinamide formyltransferase, with amino-acid sequence MTMLGTAKTASAKKMMLLGGGELGKEVVIEAQRLGVETIVVDRYEDTPAMQVAHRSYTMSMLDGDALRKVITDEKPDYIVPEIEAIATSTLVELEKEGFNVVPTANATKLTMDREGIRRLAAETVGLTTSPYRFADTEAEFRAAVAEIGIPCVVKPVMSSSGKGQSTVKSEADIQKAWDYSQSGGRTGEGRVIVEKFVPFDYEITLLTVRHVDGTTFCAPIGHRQENGDYRESWQPQPMSDAALAKAQEYARKITDALGGRGLFGVELFVKDDDVIFSEVSPRPHDTGLVTVISQDLSEFALHVRAVLGLPIPGIRQYGTAASSVILSNGTSNKPAFAGVDAALREADTKLLIFGKGECAGVRRLGVALALAEDVESAVEKAKRVSSAVTVEY; translated from the coding sequence ATGACAATGTTAGGGACGGCCAAAACCGCATCGGCAAAGAAAATGATGCTTCTTGGTGGTGGTGAGCTTGGCAAGGAAGTCGTGATCGAGGCACAGCGTCTTGGTGTCGAGACCATTGTGGTCGATCGCTATGAAGATACCCCGGCCATGCAGGTGGCGCACCGTTCGTATACCATGTCCATGTTGGATGGTGATGCGCTTCGCAAAGTCATTACCGACGAAAAGCCGGACTATATTGTGCCGGAAATTGAGGCCATCGCGACTTCAACGCTGGTCGAGCTTGAAAAGGAGGGATTCAACGTAGTCCCAACCGCCAACGCGACCAAGCTGACAATGGATCGCGAAGGTATTCGGCGGCTCGCCGCCGAGACGGTCGGCCTGACCACCTCGCCTTACCGTTTCGCCGATACTGAAGCGGAATTCCGGGCGGCAGTGGCTGAAATCGGCATTCCCTGCGTAGTCAAGCCGGTCATGAGTTCTTCCGGCAAAGGCCAATCCACGGTGAAGAGTGAGGCTGATATCCAAAAGGCCTGGGACTATTCCCAGTCCGGCGGCCGCACCGGTGAAGGGCGGGTCATCGTCGAAAAATTTGTGCCCTTTGATTACGAGATTACCCTGCTGACCGTGCGGCACGTTGATGGAACAACCTTCTGTGCCCCGATCGGGCACCGACAGGAAAATGGCGACTACCGTGAGTCCTGGCAACCGCAACCCATGAGTGATGCGGCTCTGGCCAAAGCCCAGGAATATGCCCGCAAGATCACCGATGCTCTGGGAGGCCGGGGCCTTTTTGGTGTTGAACTCTTTGTCAAAGATGATGACGTCATCTTCAGCGAAGTGTCCCCTCGCCCTCACGATACCGGGTTGGTGACGGTTATCTCCCAGGATCTGAGTGAATTTGCCCTGCACGTACGAGCTGTTCTGGGCTTGCCGATCCCCGGTATCCGTCAATACGGAACCGCTGCTTCGAGTGTGATTTTGTCCAACGGCACCTCGAACAAACCCGCCTTTGCCGGCGTCGATGCGGCGCTCCGTGAAGCGGACACCAAGCTTCTCATTTTCGGAAAAGGCGAATGTGCCGGAGTCCGGCGTCTCGGCGTCGCCCTGGCTCTCGCCGAAGACGTGGAGAGCGCTGTGGAGAAGGCGAAAAGAGTCTCTTCCGCCGTGACTGTCGAGTATTAG